From Megalobrama amblycephala isolate DHTTF-2021 linkage group LG8, ASM1881202v1, whole genome shotgun sequence, the proteins below share one genomic window:
- the nit2 gene encoding omega-amidase NIT2 encodes MSGIFKAMSKFRLAVVQLHVSKIKADNLGRAQKLVKEAAGQGAKVVVLPECFNSPYGTGFFAEYAEKIPGESTEVLSEAAKECGVYLVGGSIPEEDGGKLYNTCSVFGPDGKLLVKHRKIHLFDIDVPGKIRFQESETLSPGNSLSMFETPFCKVGVGICYDIRFAELAQIYAKKGCQLLVYPGAFNMTTGPAHWELLQRGRAVDNQVYVATASPARDETASYVAWGHSSVVNPWGEVITKAGSEESVVYADIDLQYLADVRQQIPITTQRRNDLYSVNSAQEG; translated from the exons ATGTCTGGTATCTTTAAGGCAATGTCGA AGTTTCGTCTGGCTGTGGTGCAGTTACATGTGTCAAAGATTAAGGCTGACAATTTAGGAAGAGCACAAAAACTTGTGAAGGAGGCTGCAGGCCAAGGTGCAAAAGTTGTGGTCTTACCT GAGTGCTTCAACTCCCCTTATGGAACCGGGTTCTTTGCTGAGTATGCTGAGAAGATCCCAGGAGAGTCCACAGAGGTGTTGTCAGAGGCAGCCAAGGAGTGTGGGGTCTATTTAGTGGGAG GTTCCATTCCTGAGGAGGATGGAGGGAAGCTCTATAACACCTGCTCAGTTTTTGGACCTGATGGAAAGCTGCTTGTGAAACACAGGAAA ATTCATCTCTTTGACATTGATGTACCTGGGAAAATACGGTTTCAGGAGTCTGAAACACTAAGTCCAGGAAACAGTTTATCCATGTTTGAAACCC CATTTTGTAAAGTAGGTGTTGGAATATGTTATGACATCAGGTTTGCAGAGCTTGCACAGATCTATGCCAAGAAAG GTTGCCAGCTTTTGGTATATCCTGGCGCCTTCAATATGACCACAGGACCAGCTCACTGGGAGCTTCTGCAGAGGGGGAG GGCAGTAGATAATCAGGTATATGTGGCCACTGCTTCACCAGCAAGAGATGAGACCGCCAGCTATGTGGCCTGGGGTCACAGCTCTGTAGTTAACCCTTG GGGGGAGGTAATTACCAAAGCTGGGTCAGAGGAATCTGTTGTATATGCTGACATAG ACCTGCAGTATTTGGCTGATGTGCGTCAGCAGATCCCAATCACTACACAGCGACGGAATGATCTATACAGTGTTAACAGTGCTCAGGAGGGCTGA
- the gtpbp6 gene encoding putative GTP-binding protein 6 isoform X1 — protein MNLNKISVLNKHVFLCKHVLSRWYMNFAKCKPIRFPQCTSKLAATIIPCSRQSLKTGVAVPVLPARALSLTACTFKSKTHSTDNNLEEEEDEIDEAEIEELFQQQIPTGIGKEDHRIFIVHPDVKWGSRKQYLTTAALQMEEAVGLVNTLHKWSVVDKLILSTKTPENKRIFGKGNFQTLTEKIKATPGVTAVFVNVERLSPSSEKELQEAWGVKVLDRYSLVLHIFRCNAKTKEAKLQISLAEIPLLRSRLRNEVANLDQQGGGSRYIMGSGETLYEVQQRLLKERELKIRSALERLRKKRHLLRSQRKHKDFPIISVMGYTNCGKTTLIKALTGDAGLQPKDQLFATLDVTVHAGQLPSHMTVLYVDTIGFLSQLPHQLIDSFSATLEDVTHSDLIIHVRDISHPETVNQKVNVLNVLKNLQIPERLLNSIIEVHNKIDLIEGYEASNPEVTPISALKQHGLEVLKEKIEEAVVKYTGKQTMTLKVQLNTPQLAWLYKEATVQAVDDVGDDCTANVKVIISQAAYGRYRKLFQVT, from the exons ATGAATCTTAACAAGATCAGTGTCTTGAACAAGCATGTGTTTCTATGCAAACATGTCTTAAGTAGGTGGTACATGAACTTTGCTAAAtgtaaaccaatcagatttcCTCAGTGTACTTCAAAATTAGCTGCTACCATCATACCATGCTCAAGACAAAGTTTAAAGACTGGGGTTGCAGTTCCAGTCCTACCAGCAAGAGCTTTGTCTTTGACAGCTTGCACGTTCAAGAGCAAAACTCACAGCACAGATAACAACCTAGAGGAAGAAGAAGATGAAATTGATGAAGCTGAAATAGAGGAGCTGTTCCAGCAGCAGATCCCCACAGGTATTGGTAAAGAAGACCACAGGATCTTCATTGTTCATCCTGATGTGAAATGGGGCAGCAGAAAGCAGTATCTGACCACAG CGGCACTTCAGATGGAAGAGGCTGTTGGGCTGGTGAACACTTTACACAAATGGAGCGTCGTTGACAAGCTCATCCTTTCCACGAAGACACCAGAAAATAAAAGAATTTTCGGCAAGGGAAACTTCCAGACTCTTACAG AAAAGATCAAAGCTACACCTGGGGTCACAGCTGTCTTTGTGAATGTGGAGCGTCTTTCACCTTCCTCGGAA AAAGAACTGCAGGAAGCCTGGGGAGTAAAAGTTCTTGATAGATACTCACTTGTTCTGCATATTTTCCGATGTAACGCTAAAACAAAAGAGGCCAAACTGCAGATCTCTTTAGCAGAGATTCCCTTGCTCAG ATCACGCCTGAGAAATGAAGTAGCAAACTTAGACCAGCAAGGTGGTGGCTCAAGGTACATTATGGGCTCAG GTGAAACCTTGTATGAAGTGCAGCAGCGATTGTTGAAAGAGCGAGAGCTGAAGATCCGATCGGCCCTGGAGCGACTTAGGAAGAAGAGGCACCTGCTGCGCTCCCAGCGCAAACACAAAGACTTTCCTATCATCTCTGTCATGGGCTACACCAACTGTG GTAAAACAACTCTGATTAAAGCACTGACTGGAGATGCTGGTCTTCAGCCTAAAGACCAGCTCTTTGCCACCCTGGATGTTACAGTACATGCAGGACAGCTGCCAAGTCACatgactgtactgtatgtagaCACCATTGGCTTTTTGTCCCAGCTCCCTCACCAGCTTATTGACTCTTTCTCTGCCACACTGGAGGATGTGACACATTCT GACCTCATAATTCATGTGAGAGACATCAGTCATCCAgaaactgtcaatcaaaaggTCAATGTTCTGAACGTCTTAAAGAATCTTCAGATTCCAGAAAGACTACTCAACTCCATAATAGAGGTGCACAATAAGATTGACCTCATTGAAGG ATATGAGGCCAGCAATCCTGAGGTTACCCCTATATCAGCTCTAAAACAACATGGACTGGAGGTATTAAAAGAAAAGATTGAAGAAGCTGTTGTTAAGTAtactggaaaacaaactatGACCCTCAAAGTGCAGCTCAACACCCCTCAATTAGC TTGGCTGTATAAGGAGGCGACAGTTCAGGCGGTAGATGATGTTGG
- the LOC125273677 gene encoding cystathionine gamma-lyase-like, whose protein sequence is MASHTQNDSSAGFQPVFKSFATDAIHVGSEPEQWNSMAVVPPISLSTTFKQHGPGKHAGFEYSRSGNPTRNCLERAVAALDGAQYCLALASGLAATLTITHLFKAGDGILCMNDVYGGTNRYFRKIAAEVGLDVSFADLTKLEELKAALKPNTKMIWIETPTNPTMKVVDIQGCADIVHEHNKDTIVVVDNTFMSAYFQRPLALGADICMYSATKYMNGHSDVVMGLMSLNREDLYERLKFLQNALGAVPSPFDCYMCNRGLKTLHLRMKQHFKNALAAAQFLEADPRVDSVIFPGLPSHPQYELTKKQCTGCPGMITFYIKGKLEHASTFLSSLKLFALAESLGGYESLAEHPAIMTHASVPENERKELGISDTLIRLSVGLEDEEDIIADLDQALAAAHSKK, encoded by the exons ATGGCTTCACACACGCAGAACGACAGCTCAGCAGGCTTCCAGCCGGTCTTTAAATCGTTCGCCACAGATGCGATTCATGTTGGTTCAGAACCGGAGCAGTGGAACTCTATGGCCGTAGTGCCTCCTATTTCATTGTCTACCACCTTTAAACAGCATGGACCGGGAAAACACGCG GGTTTTGAGTACAGCAGGAGTGGAAATCCCACAAGAAACTGTCTTGAGAGAGCAGTTGCTGCTTTGGATGGTGCGCAATACT GTCTCGCTCTTGCCTCTGGATTGGCTGCAACTTTGACCATTACGCATCTTTTTAAGGCCGGAGATGGAATTTTGTGCATGAATGATGTTTATGGAG GAACTAACCGATATTTCAGGAAAATAGCTGCAGAAGTTGGCCTTGATGTCTCTTTTGCTGACCTCACGAAGCTAGAGGAGCTGAAAGCAGCTCTTAAACCAAATACAAAG ATGATATGGATTGAAACGCCCACAAACCCTACTATGAAGGTAGTGGACATTCAGGGCTGTGCAGATATTGTCCATGAGCACAATAAGGACACAATTGTTGTTGTGGACAACACTTTCATGTCAGCCTATTTCCAG CGCCCCCTTGCACTTGGAGCAGACATCTGCATGTACTCTGCAACAAAATATATGAATG GACACAGTGATGTTGTCATGGGCTTGATGTCTCTCAACCGTGAGGACCTCTATGAGCGGCTGAAGTTTTTGCAAAATG CACTTGGTGCCGTTCCCTCTCCATTTGACTGTTATATGTGCAACCGGGGTCTGAAGACACTGCACCTGAGAATGAAGCAGCACTTCAAGAACGCACTGGCTGCGGCACAGTTTCTAGAGGCCGACCCAAGAGTGGACAGTGTCATCTTCCCAG gTCTTCCATCTCACCCTCAGTATGAGCTGACAAAGAAACAGTGCACAGGCTGTCCTGGGATGATTACTTTCTACATTAAAGGAAAACTGGAGCATGCCTCAACTTTCCTCAGCAGTCTGAAG TTGTTTGCACTTGCTGAAAGTCTTGGTGGTTATGAGAGTTTAGCAGAGCACCC AGCGATTATGACTCATGCTTCAGTACCTGAGAATGAGAGGAAAGAACTGGGCATCAGTGATACACTCATTCGTCTGTCAGTGGGCCTGGAGGATGAGGAGGATATTATTGCAGACCTAGACCAAGCCCTCGCTGCTGCA cattCAAAAAAGTAA
- the gtpbp6 gene encoding putative GTP-binding protein 6 isoform X2: MNLNKISVLNKHVFLCKHVLSRWYMNFAKCKPIRFPQCTSKLAATIIPCSRQSLKTGVAVPVLPARALSLTACTFKSKTHSTDNNLEEEEDEIDEAEIEELFQQQIPTGIGKEDHRIFIVHPDVKWGSRKQYLTTAALQMEEAVGLVNTLHKWSVVDKLILSTKTPENKRIFGKGNFQTLTEKIKATPGVTAVFVNVERLSPSSEKELQEAWGVKVLDRYSLVLHIFRCNAKTKEAKLQISLAEIPLLRSRLRNEVANLDQQGGGSRYIMGSGETLYEVQQRLLKERELKIRSALERLRKKRHLLRSQRKHKDFPIISVMGYTNCGKTTLIKALTGDAGLQPKDQLFATLDVTVHAGQLPSHMTVLYVDTIGFLSQLPHQLIDSFSATLEDVTHSDLIIHVRDISHPETVNQKVNVLNVLKNLQIPERLLNSIIEI, from the exons ATGAATCTTAACAAGATCAGTGTCTTGAACAAGCATGTGTTTCTATGCAAACATGTCTTAAGTAGGTGGTACATGAACTTTGCTAAAtgtaaaccaatcagatttcCTCAGTGTACTTCAAAATTAGCTGCTACCATCATACCATGCTCAAGACAAAGTTTAAAGACTGGGGTTGCAGTTCCAGTCCTACCAGCAAGAGCTTTGTCTTTGACAGCTTGCACGTTCAAGAGCAAAACTCACAGCACAGATAACAACCTAGAGGAAGAAGAAGATGAAATTGATGAAGCTGAAATAGAGGAGCTGTTCCAGCAGCAGATCCCCACAGGTATTGGTAAAGAAGACCACAGGATCTTCATTGTTCATCCTGATGTGAAATGGGGCAGCAGAAAGCAGTATCTGACCACAG CGGCACTTCAGATGGAAGAGGCTGTTGGGCTGGTGAACACTTTACACAAATGGAGCGTCGTTGACAAGCTCATCCTTTCCACGAAGACACCAGAAAATAAAAGAATTTTCGGCAAGGGAAACTTCCAGACTCTTACAG AAAAGATCAAAGCTACACCTGGGGTCACAGCTGTCTTTGTGAATGTGGAGCGTCTTTCACCTTCCTCGGAA AAAGAACTGCAGGAAGCCTGGGGAGTAAAAGTTCTTGATAGATACTCACTTGTTCTGCATATTTTCCGATGTAACGCTAAAACAAAAGAGGCCAAACTGCAGATCTCTTTAGCAGAGATTCCCTTGCTCAG ATCACGCCTGAGAAATGAAGTAGCAAACTTAGACCAGCAAGGTGGTGGCTCAAGGTACATTATGGGCTCAG GTGAAACCTTGTATGAAGTGCAGCAGCGATTGTTGAAAGAGCGAGAGCTGAAGATCCGATCGGCCCTGGAGCGACTTAGGAAGAAGAGGCACCTGCTGCGCTCCCAGCGCAAACACAAAGACTTTCCTATCATCTCTGTCATGGGCTACACCAACTGTG GTAAAACAACTCTGATTAAAGCACTGACTGGAGATGCTGGTCTTCAGCCTAAAGACCAGCTCTTTGCCACCCTGGATGTTACAGTACATGCAGGACAGCTGCCAAGTCACatgactgtactgtatgtagaCACCATTGGCTTTTTGTCCCAGCTCCCTCACCAGCTTATTGACTCTTTCTCTGCCACACTGGAGGATGTGACACATTCT GACCTCATAATTCATGTGAGAGACATCAGTCATCCAgaaactgtcaatcaaaaggTCAATGTTCTGAACGTCTTAAAGAATCTTCAGATTCCAGAAAGACTACTCAACTCCATAATAGAG ATATGA
- the LOC125273678 gene encoding cystathionine gamma-lyase-like, with protein MASHKQNDSSAGFQPAFKSFATDAIHVGSEPEQWNSMAVVPPISLSTTFKQHSPGKHAGFEYSRCRNPTRKCLERAVAALDRAQYCLALASGSAATFTITHLFKAGDGILCMNDVYGGTNQYFRKIATEYGLDVTFVDLTKLEELKAALKPNTKMLWIETPTNPTMKVVDIQGCADIVHEHNKDTIVVVDNTFMSAYFQRPLALGADICMYSATKYMNGHTDVVMGLISLNRGDIYERLKFLQSELGAVPSPFDCYMCSRGLKTLHLRMKQHFKNALAVAQFLEADPRVERVVFPGLPSHPQYELTKKQCTGCPGMITFYIKGKLEHASTFLSSLKLFALAESLGGFESLAEHPAIMTHASVPENERKELGISDTLIRLSVGLEDEEDIIADLDQALAAAHPKK; from the exons ATGGCTTCACACAAGCAGAACGACAGCTCAGCAGGCTTCCAGCCGGCCTTTAAATCATTCGCCACAGATGCGATTCATGTTGGTTCAGAGCCGGAGCAGTGGAACTCTATGGCCGTAGTGCCTCCTATTTCATTGTCCACCACCTTTAAACAGCATAGTCCGGGAAAACACGCT GGTTTTGAGTACAGCAGGTGTAGAAATCCCACAAGAAAATGTCTTGAGAGAGCAGTTGCTGCTTTGGATCGTGCACAATACT GTCTCGCTCTTGCCTCTGGATCTGCTGCAACTTTTACCATTACGCATCTTTTTAAGGCTGGAGATGGAATTTTGTGCATGAATGATGTTTATGGAG GAACTAACCAATATTTCAGAAAAATAGCTACGGAATATGGTCTTGATGTCACTTTTGTTGACCTCACGAAGCTAGAGGAGCTGAAAGCAGCTCTAAAACCAAATACAAAG ATGCTATGGATTGAAACGCCCACAAACCCCACTATGAAGGTTGTGGACATTCAGGGCTGTGCAGATATTGTCCATGAGCACAACAAGGACACAATTGTTGTTGTGGACAACACTTTCATGTCAGCCTATTTCCAG CGCCCCCTTGCTCTTGGAGCAGACATCTGCATGTACTCTGCAACAAAATACATGAAtg GACACACTGATGTTGTCATGGGCTTGATTTCTCTCAACCGTGGAGACATCTATGAACGGCTGAAGTTTTTGCAGAGTG AGCTTGGTGCCGTTCCCTCTCCATTTGACTGTTATATGTGCAGCCGGGGTCTGAAGACACTGCACCTGAGAATGAAGCAGCACTTCAAGAACGCACTGGCTGTGGCACAGTTTCTAGAGGCCGACCCAAGAGTGGAAAGAGTCGTCTTCCCAG gTCTTCCATCTCACCCTCAGTATGAGCTGACAAAGAAACAGTGCACAGGCTGTCCTGGGATGATTACTTTCTACATTAAAGGAAAACTGGAGCACGCCTCAACTTTCCTCAGCAGTCTGAAG TTGTTTGCACTTGCTGAAAGTCTTGGTGGTTTTGAGAGTCTAGCAGAGCACCC AGCGATTATGACTCATGCTTCAGTACCTGAAAATGAGAGGAAAGAACTGGGCATCAGTGATACACTCATTCGTCTGTCAGTGGGCCTGGAGGATGAGGAGGATATTATTGCAGACCTAGACCAAGCCCTCGCTGCTGCA